The genomic window GGACAGGCTGCTCATATTTGTCGTTGTGCTTATTATAACCGTGGGTATTTTTGCAATATATTCGGCTACCACAAATTCTGGAACTTCTTCAAAATATCTTTCTATACAATTTTTGGCTTTAGGCATAGGCATTATAGGAATGCTGGTTCTTACAGTTTTTAATTATCAGTATTATAAACAATTTGATAAAACGGTATATATTCTTTCGATTTTGCTTTTAATTTCTGTTTTGATTTTTGGTTCGGAAATAAGAGGCACAAAAGGCTGGTTTAAATTTGGGTTTGCATCTTTTCAGCCAGTTGAAATCGCCAAACTTATGTTTATCCTGACGCTTTCTTCATTTTTGGACAGAAGATGGAAAGATGCAAAAAAGCCGCTTATTTTTATAGGCGCTTTTTTGATTTTAATGGGACATCTGTCACTGATAATGATGCAGCCAGATTTTTCTTCCACATTGTCCTACCTTCCCGTGACGCTTGTGCTTCTATATCTTATAGGTATTGAACCTTTCTATCTTTTATGTATAATAATTTTTGGTGCGCTTGCCATAGGAATTCCTTTGGTAAATACATTTTTGAAGCTTCAGCCGGTTTTGGAGCAAAATGCTTCTTTCGGTGGAAACTTTTTAAGCTTGATTTATGAAGGACATACCGGAATATACTTGGTGGTCGCTGCGGTATCTCTTACATTTTTTGCCTGGTGGCTTATGTGGAAATTAAGGATGAGAGTGTCGATTTTATATCCGGTTTTGATAACATGTTCGATAACATTTGGTTCTCTGGCTTCTATTCCTGTCGAAAAATCGCTTAAAGAATATCAGCGCAAAAGACTCGTAGTATTTTTAAATCCGTCAGCCGATCCTCGCGGTGCTGGATACAATATAATACAATCTAAAATTGCCATAGGTTCTGGAAAACTTTTAGGTAAAGGTTTTATAAAAGGCACACAGACGCAGCTGGGCTTCTTACCGGAACAGCATACAGATTTTATCTTTTCAGTGATAGGAGAAGAAGGCGGCTGGGTTATATCGCAGCTTACGATTTTATTTTATCTATTTTTTATATGGCGCGCTCTGGTCATTTCGGTTGAAGCACGCGACAGATACGGTTCACTTGTATCTGCCGGTCTTGCCACAATGTTTGCTTTTTACGCGATAATAAATATAGGTATGGTTATGGGGATAATGCCCGCAACAGGTGTTCCGCTGGTTTTAATGTCT from Candidatus Endomicrobium procryptotermitis includes these protein-coding regions:
- the rodA gene encoding rod shape-determining protein RodA, which produces MKDKEKGILQRLVSGVDRLLIFVVVLIITVGIFAIYSATTNSGTSSKYLSIQFLALGIGIIGMLVLTVFNYQYYKQFDKTVYILSILLLISVLIFGSEIRGTKGWFKFGFASFQPVEIAKLMFILTLSSFLDRRWKDAKKPLIFIGAFLILMGHLSLIMMQPDFSSTLSYLPVTLVLLYLIGIEPFYLLCIIIFGALAIGIPLVNTFLKLQPVLEQNASFGGNFLSLIYEGHTGIYLVVAAVSLTFFAWWLMWKLRMRVSILYPVLITCSITFGSLASIPVEKSLKEYQRKRLVVFLNPSADPRGAGYNIIQSKIAIGSGKLLGKGFIKGTQTQLGFLPEQHTDFIFSVIGEEGGWVISQLTILFYLFFIWRALVISVEARDRYGSLVSAGLATMFAFYAIINIGMVMGIMPATGVPLVLMSYGGSSMVSSLLGVGILQSIHMRRHTYY